In the genome of Aequorivita sp. H23M31, the window AACGATTTTGGAAAAGCACTTAAAAATGGCGCTCATCTTTCTGTGCTTCGCAGAACCAAAATTGGCGACTTTTCAGTTGAAAATGCAGTGGGAATCAAGGAGTTTGAAGATTCACTCACTAGTTAAATAATAATTAAGGATACCCCTTATTAGCAAGTTTTTGTGGAATTTTACATTAAATTTCAGTACTTGCAGTAATGAATTTTAATTATTCATATAAAGCTTTTCTTATCACCTGTCTTTTAACGGGTATTTTAGTCTTGTTTCTTATTAGTGTGAAGCTATCCGGAGCAAAGGAAAGGACCCCTCCTACTGACACATATGATATGATAATTGTACCAGAAGATCTTTTGGAAGAGAAAGACATGGCTTCCCTTATGGATGAAGAAGTAAAAGTGGAAACCAACAAAGCTTATAATGAAGCGGAGAAGTTCATTTCATCTGTTGAAAAGGAAAATCAGGAGCTTACGGAAACCACTGAAGGAAAATTGCAAGAAATGGATCAAGCCATAGAAGACTCCCAACAAAATAATGGTGATGATGGAATGGCGGATTATGCTCCATTTGAAAAAAAGAAGAACACAAAATTGTCCAATAGCAATACCAATAAAGAACAACCGGCTGTTGTTGAAGGTGGGAACCGAAATACCACGATTAGCTACCGACTTTTAAATCGTAGAGATATTTATCTTCCAAATCCCGTTTATACCTGTTATGGATCTGGGAAAATTGTTATTAATATTGAAGTAGATAACCTCGGAAAGGTAAAAAAAGCAACTTATAACCAAAATGCTTCCTCTTCTTCAAACCAATGCTTAATAGATGCCGCCACAGAATATGCACTCCAAGCAGAATTCACCAGCGACGCCTCTCGGGCCAAACAACTGGGAACTATTACCTTTAACTTTCCCGGCCAAGGGTGATTTTAGTGGTCAGTAGTCAGTTGTCAGGAAAAGTAGCAGTTTTCAGTGGTAGTTGGTTGGTTGTTGGTTAAAAAAATAAAATAATTTCTGAATTCAGAATTCATAATTTCAAAAATGGAGGAAGAAAAAAGTCGTTGTAGTTGGTGCGGAACAGATCCGCTTTATGTGAAATACCATGATGAGGAATGGGGTGTGCCGGTAAGGGATGACAAAACCCTATTTGAATTTCTAATCTTGGAAACCTTTCAGGCAGGATTGAGTTGGATAACCATCCTTCGGAAACGAGAAAATTTTAGAGAGGCTTTTGATGGTTTTGATTATAAGAAAATCGCGGAATACGATCAATCAAAAATTGATGAACTTCTTCAGAATGAAGGAATAATCCGTAATAAATTAAAGGTACATTCAGCTATATCAAATGCGCAAGCCTTTATGCAAGTGCAAAATGAATTTGGGAGTTTTAGTAATTATATCTGGGAATTTGTAGATAACAAACCAATTAAAAATAAATTGATATCCCATAAGGACGCTGCGGCGACTACTCCGTTAAGCGATACAATAAGTAAAGATTTAAAGAAACGCGGATTCAAGTTCGTCGGTAGTACAGTTATTTACGCCCATATGCAAGCAACCGGAATGATCAACGATCACGTGAAAAGTTGCTTTAGATATAACGAAGTTTAATAAAATTAGATTTTAATCACCTTTTTGTGAATTTCGCCAAAGCTACCCTGAAAAGTAACAAGTAATGTTCCTTGCCAGTTTGGATTAAAGATCCAAAGTCAGCCTTCCATTTCCAGTTTCTACTTCGGCGTCATAAAGTTTTTGACCCAATAAACTATGGATCTGAACTTTTACAGAACCTTGAATCGAATTTAAATCAAAAAAAACTTTTCCATAAGTTGGATTTGGGTAAGCGGCCGAAATATGTTTAGCTGCCCATTCATCCATAGAAAGTGTTTCAACCTGAATCGTCCAAAAACCTTCGGGCGCAACTATGGGTCTTGTCATTTCCTTTCCCGGCATCGCTTCGGCCCAAATATAATATTCAATATCAACAGAAGTATTTGGAACATTTAAGTTGGCTGTCCAGTAGTCCGAGCTAGATGGTACCATTTCAATTTCATCATAATTAGTAGTTCCCACTTCCCGCCAAAAAACCTTGGCCTGAGCAACTCCCGAAATATGTTTTACCATGGCTTCAATAGATATCGTACTCCCAGCATTGGCAAGATCAATAGGCTGGTGAACAATCCAAAGCGGATCGGCTACACCAATAGTGTGGGTAATACAATGGATAGCACCTAAAGAATTGATTAGGTTTTCGCCGGGATTATCAACGTCTATTCCTACTACATTATAGCCTGGCAAAAGTTGCTGGATCTGATTTAAGGCGGGAACGTCAACTTCCGGGCGGTAAGTCGGGACCATTATAGTTTTATTTACAAAAACGGCATTGCTAAAGGTGTTATAAGGACCTCCGGAATTGGGATATTGTCCGCCAGTACTTGGAGGTGCCTCTATCCATTCTATTTTATAGGGACTTCCGAAAGGAGACTCAAAATTATCCAATACATATTGAATATTTGCTTCAATTTGGGGACCATCGGCAACTCCCGGTGGATATTTACTTACAAGAATGGTTTCCTCATCCAACAATTTCATATGCATATCAATATGATGGATCTGATCATAAGGCAAAGTGTTCATTTTCACAAAACGGTTAATACCCATATATTCCTGCATAATCCCATCAATTTGAGCTTCGGTCTTTACGCTCACGCCATATGGATTTCCAGCTGAATTTTCATTTAAAATCAAATTGGAAGCAAACGCATTGCCCAATCCATCACTCATATAATTTCCTCCCGTGTTAACTAAATCATTTATGCCAGAGGTAGTTGAAAAAAGATTAACTCCTGCTTGGGCGGCGTGGGCTATTGGCATAACATCGTCATTTGGACGTGGACGGTTATAGATCCAATCTACCAAGGCCCGTTCTCCTACATCATCTGAATAAATAGTATTTCCTGCATAATCCCGAATCCAGATACTGTCCCAAGGAACATTTAAAAAGGAAACATTCGTTATATCGATACCATTTGAGGTTAGATAATTGGAAACAGAAGTTTGATTTTGGGTGGTAATCATCACTTTGCATTCCTGCACTCCAGCAGCCACTATTTGTCTAAGTATATTTGGATAGGCAGGGTTCCAGGTTACCAATAAATATTCCACTTCCTCCCATTCCGCGGCAGCCCGCACCAAACCAGTAGGAGGGGGAGATAATCGGGAGCTCGTAAACTGAAATTCCGAAATCAGACCTTTCTCCGATTCGGTTAAATGATGTGGTAAGTTGGGTTTTTCCTGAGAGAAGAGGAAAGCACTCTGCAGTACCATTATCAGGACAAGAATGTATTTGGTATAGTTGTTTTTCATAACTGAAGAAATTGGAAGTCACTAAGGTATGTTTTTATTTATCTTCTATTCATCGTTAATCGAGAATTCTATAATTGCAGAAATTCTAAAAAGTTTGTTCTCTCCAACTCCTCCGCACCCAGACTTTCTAAATGCGAATTATAGATTTGGCAATCAATAAGTTTATAGCCATTAAACTTCGCATATTGGGAAAGAAAGTAGAATGCAACTTTTGAAGCATCGCTTACCAAACTGAACATGCTTTCGCCACAAAATATTTTTTTCTGTGGAAGATCTATTCCGTAAAGTCCGCCAACCAATTCGTCGTTACGCCAAACTTCAATGGACACTGCAAACCCTAGTTTGTGGAGTGCAAAATAGGCTTCTTGCATTCCTTTGGTTATCCACGTTCCTGCTTGACGCTTTCTTGGCACCGTTGCA includes:
- the aat gene encoding leucyl/phenylalanyl-tRNA--protein transferase, encoding MVYLSEELWFPDPKNAPPDGLLAVGGDLSPARLLLAYQSGIFPWFEEGQPIIWWSPDPRMVLFPDKFKLSKSLRQTLRSEKFGITFNQDFERVIANCATVPRKRQAGTWITKGMQEAYFALHKLGFAVSIEVWRNDELVGGLYGIDLPQKKIFCGESMFSLVSDASKVAFYFLSQYAKFNGYKLIDCQIYNSHLESLGAEELERTNFLEFLQL
- a CDS encoding agmatine deiminase family protein, with translation MKNNYTKYILVLIMVLQSAFLFSQEKPNLPHHLTESEKGLISEFQFTSSRLSPPPTGLVRAAAEWEEVEYLLVTWNPAYPNILRQIVAAGVQECKVMITTQNQTSVSNYLTSNGIDITNVSFLNVPWDSIWIRDYAGNTIYSDDVGERALVDWIYNRPRPNDDVMPIAHAAQAGVNLFSTTSGINDLVNTGGNYMSDGLGNAFASNLILNENSAGNPYGVSVKTEAQIDGIMQEYMGINRFVKMNTLPYDQIHHIDMHMKLLDEETILVSKYPPGVADGPQIEANIQYVLDNFESPFGSPYKIEWIEAPPSTGGQYPNSGGPYNTFSNAVFVNKTIMVPTYRPEVDVPALNQIQQLLPGYNVVGIDVDNPGENLINSLGAIHCITHTIGVADPLWIVHQPIDLANAGSTISIEAMVKHISGVAQAKVFWREVGTTNYDEIEMVPSSSDYWTANLNVPNTSVDIEYYIWAEAMPGKEMTRPIVAPEGFWTIQVETLSMDEWAAKHISAAYPNPTYGKVFFDLNSIQGSVKVQIHSLLGQKLYDAEVETGNGRLTLDL
- a CDS encoding DNA-3-methyladenine glycosylase I, which codes for MEEEKSRCSWCGTDPLYVKYHDEEWGVPVRDDKTLFEFLILETFQAGLSWITILRKRENFREAFDGFDYKKIAEYDQSKIDELLQNEGIIRNKLKVHSAISNAQAFMQVQNEFGSFSNYIWEFVDNKPIKNKLISHKDAAATTPLSDTISKDLKKRGFKFVGSTVIYAHMQATGMINDHVKSCFRYNEV